CGGATTACACCGACTCGCTGCGGGCCTGGGACTGGTGCCATCCGGACTACACGGCCTACAACGACCGCGTGAAGCTGGCCTCGGTGATCTGCCCGGGCGTGCCGGCGCTCTACGACGAGCACATCTACTTCGCCAATCTCTACAAGTATTGCCTGCGCTCCGCCGCGGCCCGACCGATCTTCTTCAACGTGGACGTCTTCCACGGCGATATGGTCAAGCCGACGCCGAAGCAGTATCGGATGCTGGCGGAGGTGCTGGCGGTGGTGGCGGACCTGAACCGCCGGGCCCGCGACGTCACGCCGCAGTCGCTGGACGAGGGACGCATCTACGACTGGTCCGGCAAACTGATCGGCAAAGTCGCAGCCGACGACACCACGCTGGTGGCCGAACGCGACGGCGCCTTTACCGCGGTGCTCCTGAACGACACCGACCAACCGCGAACCAAAGGCGTCACTATCGACCCATCCGAATTCGCCGCCCGCGGCAAACCGTTCACTCTGACCGCCAAACTCGCGCCGCAGACGCTCCGCGTGCTGATCGGGCCGTAGTGCCGCTTCGGGGCGCTAAGACAGGGCGGGATTACCGTGTCTTCATTCGTTCCACGAGTTCTTCTTTCGAAAGGCCGCTCTGCCTCAGAATGTCGCGAAGCGTTCCCCGACCCAGTTCGTCGTGCAGCGGGACCACCGTTCGATATGCCTTTTCCGCCGTGATCTTCTGCATCGCGACGTGGCTTCCCCTCTGTCGCAGCGTCGCAAATCCCACGTCCTGAAGAATCCTGACCAGACGCCCGCCGCTGATGACCGGAAGACGCTGACCCATCCTCACCCGATCTCCACCGTGGCGACGACCGGCTTGATCGTGGTCTCCGGGATGTCCTCCAGCCCGAAGGCCTCGATGTAGCACTCGATGGCTTCCTTCATGTTCTTCTGGGCCTCCTGCAACGTCCGCCCCTGGGACGTCACGTCGAGCTGGGGACACCGCGCCACGAAGAAACCCTCTTCCTCGGTGATGATAAATGCGAGACTCCGCATAGCTATGCTCCTTGTGACTTTCCAAGTATACCACCCTGCACGCTGTCGGGTCAAGATGACTGGCCGCAAAGTATCAAACCGACCAGCGGGTGGTGGTGGGTGTTGGGGGATGAAGACGCCAAGTCGGACTTCCGGGCGAGAGGTGGGGTCTATTCGAGAACGACCACGCCGTAGTCTTGGGCGTTCTTTTTCCGGCCGATGCCGTCGGACCAGCGGAGGTAGCCTTCGCGGGCGCCGGTGTCGTTCTCGTTGAGGATCAGCGAGAAGCGGATTTGTTCGCCCGGCTGCGGGGCGGCGCCGAGAA
This region of Phycisphaerae bacterium genomic DNA includes:
- a CDS encoding addiction module toxin, HicA family; this translates as MGQRLPVISGGRLVRILQDVGFATLRQRGSHVAMQKITAEKAYRTVVPLHDELGRGTLRDILRQSGLSKEELVERMKTR
- a CDS encoding type II toxin-antitoxin system HicB family antitoxin, producing the protein MRSLAFIITEEEGFFVARCPQLDVTSQGRTLQEAQKNMKEAIECYIEAFGLEDIPETTIKPVVATVEIG